The bacterium genomic sequence GCTCGGCCCGACCGCGCCTGCGACCTGCGCGGCGATCGCGTCGAGCGGAGCCGGTCCCAGGTAGTTCTCGTTCTCGGGGTGCGCGATGTAGACGAGCCCGCGAACGGGGCGCCGCGGGAGGCGACCGTCGCCCTCGTGCAGGAACACGTCGAGCTCGACGCGGTCGTATCCCCCGCGCTCGCGATGGTCGAGACCGGCGAGGACGCCGTCGGGGTCGTCGATCGGCACCTCGTAGGCCGTGCCCCAGCAGGGGGCCGGCGCGAAGTCCGGTTCGTGCCCCGCCATCGCCGCGTCGGGCAACAGGGTCACGACCCGCCCGGGGCGCTCGGGCACGCCGCGGTGATCGGTCGATCCCTGCCAGAATCGTCGGGCGAAGCCTTCGATCCAGGCGTGACGCCGGGCGCGGTGGGGAAACGCCGGTCGCCACACGAGCGATCCGTAGCCGAAGATCCAGAGCGAGTCGCTCACGACGCGCCGCCCGCGCCCTGCTCCGCCTCGCCTCGCGCCGAGGCCCACCCCGGCTCGTCGTACTCGATCTCGAGGATCTCGTAGACGGTCTCGCCCTTCGGCCGTCGCACGACGACCTCGTCCCCGAGTCGCTGCCCCATCAGTGCGCGGCCGACCGGCGAGTCCACGCTGATCATCCCCGCCTTCGCGTCGAACTCGTCGGGGCCGACGAGGCGATAGCGCTGCTGGTTTCCGTCTTCGTCCTCGATCGTGACCCAGGCGCCGAAGTAGACCCGATCCGCATCTTTGCGCGGGCCCGCGTCGACGACCGTCAGCTCGTCGATCCGTTTGGTCAGAAAGCGGATCCGCGAGTCGATCTCGCGAAGGCGCTTCTTGCCGTAGATGTAGTCCGCGTTCTCGGATCGGTCGCCCAGCGCCGCCGCGACCGAGACCGCCTCGGTGACCTTCGGGCGCTCGTCGGTCCACAGCCAGTCGAGCTCTTCCCGAAGCTTCTCGAAGCCTTCGCGCGTGATGTAGTTCGTCTTCGACATCGACCTGGGCGCGGCGCGACTCCGGCCTGCGCGTGCATTGCGGATCGGGAACTTGCCGACCCACGTCCTATCGACGAGCGCGGCGAACGCTATGATGCCGCCCCATGAGTGAACGATCCAGCGAGACCCCCGGAACGAGCGAGGACCCCGAGCGCCGCGGCCCCCCGCCCAATCCGATCCACCACCCGCTCTTCCTGCCGGTGCTGCTCGTCGCGTTCACCCTCTGGTTCGGCTACGACGGCTTCCTGACGACCGATCCCGAGATGCTCGAGCATCAGAACTTCAATCGCATCATGTACCTCGTGATGCAGCCGATCTGTCTGCGCGCCGTCCCGCGCGGGATCGCCGAGTTCCTCGAGGACCAACAGGCCGCGCGCGCCGCGCAGGCCTGACGCAATCGCGTCGCAAGTCGCCGGCGCACTCCGCCCGCCGCGACGCTCCGCGTGTTCCAGCCCACAGTTTGCGGTCGCGCGATCCCGCGAGCCGGCCGATAAGACCCTCGAGTCGCCCTCCCGAACGCTGCGGAGGAGCCGATCTGGAGTGGTCCTTGGGCGCCCCCCACCATCCGACATCCGACCGGAACGCATCGCGCACGATCGCCCTCGATCCGACCGAGGTTCGCGAGGCCGGCGTGTTGGCGAACGACCGGACCCTCGACTGCACGGCCACCGCCGGCGGTGAATCGAGCGAGGACGTGCCGGCCATCCGGGCGCCGCAGCCCGGCGACGAGCTCCAGGCAACCTACCGCTATCGCGTCCTCCGGCGTCTCGGTCGCGGGGGCTTCGGCTCGGTCTTCCTCGCCCGCTGCCTCGATGCGGAGCGCGGCGCAGCCGAAGACGCCCCGCCGAAGCTCGTGGCGCTGAAGGTCATGGCGCGCCCCGATGATCCCCAGGCGCGGAACTCGCTCAAACGGGAGCTCGCGGCGCTGCTCGCGGTCCGCAACGACCGGATCCCGAAGGTCTACGACTGGAACATCGACGGCGAGACCTGCTTCGCCGCGATGCAGTACTACCCGGCCGGAAGCCTCGCGGACGCCTGGCCCTTCCTGGGGCGCCTCTCGCCCGAGCAGACCTGGCGCCTCCTCTCCGATCTGTTGCAGGCGCTCGGCGCCGCGCATCGCGCCTCGGTTCTCCATCTGGACGTCAAGCCCTCGAACGTGCTGCTCGACGGAAACGGCGGCTACGTCCTCACGGACTTCGGCGTCTCCCACTCGTCGCGCATGTCGAAGGGTCTGCTGCATCAGGGACAGCTCTCGATCGGGCTCGGGACCCACGGCTTCCGCGCGCCGGAGCAGGCGTCGGCGAAGGTCCAGAACTTCGACCTGCGCACGGACCTCTGGGGCGTCGGCGCCACCGCCTGGGCGCTCTTCACGGGGATCGACCTCAACAAGCGCCACGACGTGCTCCGGACCCGCGAGCAGGGCAACATCTTCGGCCTGCAGGCGCTGTCGGACGTGGCCCTCGACTGCCCGCCGCCCCTCGAAGAGATCGTGATGGAGATGCTCTACATCGATCCGACCCGGCGGCCCGGCGGCACGGGCGAGGTCCTGGCGCGGATCCGCGCCATCGCGAGCGGCTTCGGGCTCGACACGGCGACGATCGCGTCGGCGCGGCGCAGCCACGCCGATCCCGACGAGATCGCCGCGATCATCGACGGCCTGGTCGATCCGCTCTGGGCGTCGATCTGCCGGGGACCGGGCTTCGACCGCTACTTCGTGAAGTTCGAGCACGGCGAGACGATCGCCGCGGTCTCCGATCCCGCGCAGCACACGGTGCTCCTGCTCTCGGGCGCGGTCGGCGTCGAGATCGACG encodes the following:
- a CDS encoding protein kinase — translated: MGAPHHPTSDRNASRTIALDPTEVREAGVLANDRTLDCTATAGGESSEDVPAIRAPQPGDELQATYRYRVLRRLGRGGFGSVFLARCLDAERGAAEDAPPKLVALKVMARPDDPQARNSLKRELAALLAVRNDRIPKVYDWNIDGETCFAAMQYYPAGSLADAWPFLGRLSPEQTWRLLSDLLQALGAAHRASVLHLDVKPSNVLLDGNGGYVLTDFGVSHSSRMSKGLLHQGQLSIGLGTHGFRAPEQASAKVQNFDLRTDLWGVGATAWALFTGIDLNKRHDVLRTREQGNIFGLQALSDVALDCPPPLEEIVMEMLYIDPTRRPGGTGEVLARIRAIASGFGLDTATIASARRSHADPDEIAAIIDGLVDPLWASICRGPGFDRYFVKFEHGETIAAVSDPAQHTVLLLSGAVGVEIDDRVVARETREGTFLGAISTLTGAQRFATLRAEGPTWCCLFNEAELEQLVTCNPAVAVRMVRSMADRIASGPPRRRG
- the greB gene encoding transcription elongation factor GreB; this translates as MSKTNYITREGFEKLREELDWLWTDERPKVTEAVSVAAALGDRSENADYIYGKKRLREIDSRIRFLTKRIDELTVVDAGPRKDADRVYFGAWVTIEDEDGNQQRYRLVGPDEFDAKAGMISVDSPVGRALMGQRLGDEVVVRRPKGETVYEILEIEYDEPGWASARGEAEQGAGGAS
- a CDS encoding gamma-glutamylcyclotransferase → MSDSLWIFGYGSLVWRPAFPHRARRHAWIEGFARRFWQGSTDHRGVPERPGRVVTLLPDAAMAGHEPDFAPAPCWGTAYEVPIDDPDGVLAGLDHRERGGYDRVELDVFLHEGDGRLPRRPVRGLVYIAHPENENYLGPAPLDAIAAQVAGAVGPSGENPQYVFELARSLRRMGADDAHVFALEAALAARLAARGRSGSR